A single Aythya fuligula isolate bAytFul2 chromosome 21, bAytFul2.pri, whole genome shotgun sequence DNA region contains:
- the SCNN1D gene encoding amiloride-sensitive sodium channel subunit delta: MEQEVAREEEERKEGLIEFYDSFKDMFEFFCKNTTIHGTIRLVCSDSNKMKTAFWTLLLLASFGMLYWQFALMFSQYWAYPVVLTMSMHSEPKMFPAITICNLDPYRFELVSEHLVQLDRMAEESIAFLYGINTTASLFHMNEKNIHMRDLSSTGNLSRSSFKLSQNFSLLRTTELNNKTGKRQSHVGFRLCNATGGNCFYKTYSSGMDAILEWYRFHYMNIMSQLPVIINISDHEEQIEDMVYSCQYDGEPCRPSDYVHFHHPVFGSCYTFNSKGTDSFWTATKPGIPYGLSLILRAEQKDHIPLLSTVAGVKVMIHNHNQTPFLEHEGFDIRPGIATTIGIQQDEVNRLGGNYGKCTTDGSDVNVKLLYNNSYTLQACLHSCFQHIMVRKCGCGYYYYPLPPGAEYCNYNKQPAWGHCFYQLYNRLRNHHLNCFDQCPKPCRESLYKVSAGTAKWPSAKSQDWVRQALRHQNGYNSTSNRKDIAKVTIFYKQLYYQSVNESPLLSDNLLLSSMGSQWSLWFGSSVLSVVEMFELLIDTLVLSLLFCYQRVWSRKTLEVARTPSIPNMSLTLENYRVVQEEAGKGADPAHTHPSRVTIAMDSNSDLHLHPLSSKVEMPESHPDVVLNGFRYMKDSSSEMELNH; encoded by the exons ATGGAGCAGGAAGTGgcaagagaggaggaagagagaaaagaaggcttgATCGAGTTCTATGATTCCTTCAAGGACATGTTTGAGTTCTTCTGCAAGAACACCACAATCCATGGCACCATCCGCCTTGTGTGCTCGGAcagcaacaagatgaaaacagctttttggaCTCTGCTTTTACTTGCCAGCTTCGGCATGTTGTACTGGCAATTTGCACTTATGTTCAGTCAGTACTGGGCCTACCCGGTTGTCCTGACCATGTCCATGCATTCCGAGCCCAAGATGTTTCCAGCAATCACTATCTGCAATCTGGACCCATACAG ATTTGAGCTGGTCAGTGAACATTTGGTTCAGTTGGATCGCATGGCAGAGGAATCTATTGCTTTTCTATACGGCATCAACACAACGGCCAGCTTGTTCCACATGAACGAGAAAAACATCCACATGAGAGACTTGTCAAGCACAGGAAACCTCAGCAGATCCAGCTTCAAACTGAGCCAAAACTTCTCACTACTGAGAACAACTGAGCTCAACAATAAGACAGGAAAGAGACAGTCCCACGTGGGCTTCAGGCTG tGCAATGCCACAGGTGGGAACTGCTTTTACAAGACCTATTCATCTGGGATGGATGCAATTCTTGAATGGTACAGGTTTCACTACATGAATATCATGTCCCAGCTGCCGGTTATAATCAACATCTCTGATCACGAGGAGCAGATAGAAGATATGGTCTACTCCTGCCAGTATGATGGGGAGCCCTGCAGGCCCAG TGACTATGTTCACTTTCACCACCCAGTCTTCGGAAGCTGCTACACTTTTAACAGCAAGGGAACAGACTCCTTTTggacagcaacaaaaccaggaATTCCTTATG GACTTTCCCTTATCCTGcgagcagagcagaaggatcACATCCCACTCCTGTCTACAGTAGCAGGTGTGAAAGTGATGATACACAACCACAATCAGACACCATTCCTTGAGCACGAAGGCTTTGACATCAGACCAGGCATTGCAACCACCATAGGCATTCAGCAG GATGAGGTGAATCGCCTGGGTGGCAATTATGGGAAATGCACGACTGATGGCAGTGATGTGAACGTTAAACTCCTGTACAACAACTCCTACACCCTGCAG gcttgTCTGCATTCCTGCTTTCAGCACATAATGGTTCGAAAATGTGGCTGTGGCTATTACTACTACCCACTGCCTCCCGGTGCTGAGTACTGTAACTACAACAAGCAACCTGCGTGGG GTCACTGCTTTTACCAGCTTTACAACAGACTCAGAAATCATCACCTGAATTGTTTTGACCAGTGCCCCAAGCCTTGCCG GGAATCGCTGTACAAGGTGTCTGCTGGGACAGCTAAATGGCCATCAGCAAAGTCTCAG GACTGGGTCCGCCAAGCTCTAAGGCATCAGAATGGATATAACTCTACTAGCAACAG GAAGGACATCGCCAAGGTGACTATCTTCTACAAGCAGCTCTACTACCAGTCTGTGAACGAGTCTCCTTTACTCTCA GATAATTTGCTTCTGTCCAGCATGGGAAGCCAATGGAGTCTCTGGTTTGGATCCTCAGTGTTGTCTGTAGTGGAAATGTTTGAGCTGCTCATAGACACACTGGTCTTGTCTCTCCTCTTCTGCTATCAGAGGGTCTGGTCAAGGAAGACGTTAGAAGTAGCTCGCACTCCTTCCATCCCGAACATGAGCTTGACCCTAGAAAACTACCGTGTTGTGCAAGAAGAAGCTGGCAAAGGGGCTGATCCTGCTCATACTCACCCCTCTAGAGTGACTATTGCCATGGACAGCAACAGTGACCTGCATCTTCACCCCCTCTCCAGCAAAGTGGAGATGCCAGAGAGCCACCCAGATGTGGTGCTTAATGGATTTAGATATATGAAGGACAGCTCTTCGGAAATGGAGCTAAATCACTAA